One Oryza glaberrima chromosome 10, OglaRS2, whole genome shotgun sequence DNA segment encodes these proteins:
- the LOC127753138 gene encoding xyloglucan galactosyltransferase KATAMARI1 homolog, producing MKPPPTAAATSDSDGGGGGGGGGGLIRPSRICYMAILSAVFWFLVFSLLSGMPGGGDLSSVLFRPSSLSLPLLNSFTFDQNPSPEQQPPPAPAPAEDRCAGRYIYMYDMPARFNEELLRDCRALRPWTAEGMCRYVANGGMGEPMGGDGGGVFSERGWFDTDQFVLDIIFHGRMKRYGCLTGDPAAAAAVFVPFYGSCDLGRHIFHRNASVKDALSEDLVGWLTRRPEWRAMGGRDHFFVAGRTTWDFRRERDEGWEWGSKLLNYPAVQNMTAILVEASPWSRNNLAVPYPTYFHPETAADVAAWQRRVRAAARPWLFSFAGGPRKGNGTIRADIIRQCGASSRCNLFHCHGAAASGCNAPGAVMRVFESSRFCLEPRGDTMTRRSTFDAILAGCIPVFFHPGSAYTQYTLHLPPERGGWSVLIPHADVTGRNVSIEETLAAISLEKVRSMREEVIRLIPTVVYADTRSSRVDFRDAFDVAVDAVVGRVARRRRGEPDARR from the coding sequence ATGaagccgccgcccaccgccgccgctacctcggattccgacggcggcggcggcggcggcggcggcggcggcctgatCCGGCCGTCGCGGATATGCTACATGGCCATCCTCTCCGCCGTCTTCTGGTTCTTggtcttctccctcctctccggcatgccgggcggcggcgacctgtcGTCCGTGCTGTTCaggccgtcgtcgctgtcgctcCCGCTCCTGAACAGCTTCACGTTCGACCAGAACCCTTCgccggagcagcagccgccgccggcgccggcgccggcggaggatcGCTGCGCCGGGAGGTACATCTACATGTACGACATGCCGGCGAGGTTCAACGAGGAGCTCCTCCGCGACTGCCGCGCGCTCCGGCCGTGGACGGCGGAGGGGATGTGCCGGTACGTGGCGAACGGCGGGATGGGCGAGCCgatgggcggcgatggcggcggcgtatTCTCCGAGCGCGGCTGGTTCGACACCGACCAGTTCGTGCTCGACATCATCTTCCATGGGAGGATGAAGAGGTACGGCTGCCTGACcggcgaccccgccgccgccgccgcggtgttcGTCCCGTTCTACGGCAGCTGCGACCTCGGGAGGCACATCTTCCACCGGAACGCGTCGGTGAAGGACGCGCTCTCCGAGGACCTCGTCGGGTGGCTCACtcggcggccggagtggcgcGCCATGGGCGGCCGCGACCActtcttcgtcgccggccgcaccACCTGGGACTTCCGGCGAGAACGCGACGAGGGCTGGGAGTGGGGGAGCAAGCTGCTCAACTACCCCGCCGTCCAGAACATGACGGCGATCCTCGTCGAGGCGAGCCCGTGGAGCCGGAACAACCTCGCCGTCCCATACCCGACCTACTTCCACCCGGagaccgccgccgacgtcgccgcgtggcagcgccgcgtgcgcgcggcggcgcggccgtggcTCTTCTCCTTCGCCGGCGGGCCGCGCAAGGGCAACGGCACCATCCGCGCCGACATCATCCGGCAGTGCGGCGCGTCGAGCCGCTGCAACCTCTTCCACtgccacggcgcggcggcgagcgggtgcAACGCCCCCGGCGCCGTCATGCGCGTGTTCGAGAGCTCCCGCTTCTGCCTCGAGCCACGGGGGGACACCATGACGCGGCGCTCGACGTTCGACGCCATCCTCGCCGGCTGCATCCCGGTGTTCTTCCACCCCGGGTCGGCCTACACCCAGTACACGCTGCACCTCCCGCCGGAGCGCGGCGGGTGGTCGGTGCTCATCCCCCACGCCGACGTGACCGGCCGGAACGTGAGCATCGAGGAGACGCTGGCGGCGATCTCGCTGGAGAAGGTGAGGAGCATGCGGGAGGAGGTGATCCGGCTCATCCCGACGGTGGTGTACGCCGACACGAGGTCGAGCCGCGTCGACTTCAGGGACGCGttcgacgtcgccgtcgacgccgtcgtcggccgggtggcgaggcggcggcgcggcgagcccgACGCCCGGAGGTGA